The proteins below are encoded in one region of Bremerella sp. P1:
- a CDS encoding non-heme iron oxygenase ferredoxin subunit, translating to MSDFVRVAALSEIPDPGKEVFEVDDRFVIVIHAGGQVYCLDDVCTHDDGPLGEGDLEGYEIECPRHGAKFDIRTGKATLMPATQPTQVHEAKIEAGDIYVRLVD from the coding sequence ATGTCCGACTTTGTGCGTGTCGCGGCCCTCAGTGAGATTCCTGATCCTGGAAAAGAAGTCTTTGAAGTCGACGATCGTTTTGTGATCGTCATTCATGCCGGAGGTCAGGTATACTGCTTGGATGACGTTTGCACCCACGACGACGGACCGCTGGGCGAAGGGGACTTGGAAGGTTACGAAATCGAGTGCCCTCGTCACGGAGCCAAGTTTGACATTCGGACCGGTAAGGCAACGCTGATGCCAGCGACTCAGCCAACCCAGGTTCACGAAGCGAAGATTGAAGCGGGCGATATCTACGTTCGCCTTGTTGATTAA
- a CDS encoding helix-turn-helix transcriptional regulator: MSINSAQNDTRWANEVFPTDLVVLDLLRKTPSLTTAEMAVAMEVTATAVRQRLNRLMGQGYVERIAAKAGRGRPTHKYRLTTKGERKTGANYADLAMALWDEIRSIEDPDVKQGLISRLAKRLVGMYASQIHGEDAHERIHDLMALFIGRQIPLEYDEDTEGKSVLNVLACPYPDLAEQDRAVCALEKAMFAELVGQNMKLSHCRLDGEGCCTYELTQINSETESV, from the coding sequence ATGAGCATCAATTCCGCGCAAAATGACACACGCTGGGCCAACGAGGTCTTCCCGACCGACTTGGTCGTGCTTGATCTATTGCGGAAGACTCCGTCGCTGACCACCGCCGAAATGGCCGTCGCGATGGAAGTCACGGCGACTGCTGTTCGTCAACGCTTAAATCGTTTGATGGGACAAGGTTACGTCGAACGAATTGCTGCCAAAGCAGGCCGCGGCCGACCGACCCACAAGTATCGCCTGACCACCAAAGGTGAGCGGAAAACGGGTGCCAACTACGCCGACCTGGCGATGGCCCTCTGGGACGAGATTCGTTCCATCGAAGATCCCGACGTGAAGCAAGGGCTCATTTCGCGACTCGCCAAGCGACTGGTCGGGATGTACGCCAGCCAGATTCACGGCGAAGACGCCCACGAGCGGATTCACGACCTGATGGCTTTGTTCATCGGTCGCCAGATTCCGCTGGAATACGACGAAGACACCGAGGGCAAGTCGGTCCTTAACGTACTGGCCTGTCCTTACCCCGATTTGGCCGAGCAGGATCGAGCGGTGTGTGCCCTCGAGAAAGCGATGTTCGCCGAGTTGGTGGGACAGAACATGAAGCTGAGCCATTGCCGGCTCGATGGCGAAGGTTGTTGCACCTACGAGTTGACGCAAATCAACTCGGAAACTGAAAGCGTGTAG
- the sufD gene encoding Fe-S cluster assembly protein SufD — protein MSVAAATSVENWNAEAFNDYVNQLNEPQWLVDLRQDAFESFEQKDWPTRKEEEWMRTDIRGFNLKKFNPPCFTTEVDPATLPSGLLAEGVDIGGQVISLNGKTAVSTISEELKAKGVIFGDFRTVLAEHGDLVKKYLFQGEFDPNFDKFSALHAAYFSGGAFLFVPRNVQVEQPLHVLNLIGDNGVDLAHTLIVLEEGAQATVLTESASLDDDQPGFHCGAIEVIVGDRANLRFVNLQNWGEKVWHFAQQKGCVGQDGNLFWTLGALGSRLSKVNQHVALDKPGAHCEVNGVLFTEGKQHLSYHTQQYHRAPSCTSNFLYKAALQDHSRTVWRGMIKVAPGAQKTDGYQRIDNLLLTEHSRADSIPGLEIEADDVRCTHGATTGKVDEEQIFYAMARGYTRKEAMRMIVTGFFQQVFDRITLESVREALGHAIATRVREYE, from the coding sequence ATGAGCGTGGCAGCTGCAACCTCCGTCGAAAACTGGAATGCCGAAGCATTCAACGATTACGTCAATCAGCTGAACGAGCCACAGTGGCTTGTCGATCTTCGCCAGGACGCCTTCGAGAGCTTCGAGCAGAAGGACTGGCCAACCCGCAAGGAAGAAGAGTGGATGCGAACCGACATCCGCGGCTTCAACCTGAAGAAGTTCAATCCGCCTTGCTTCACCACCGAAGTCGATCCGGCGACCCTTCCTAGTGGCCTGTTGGCCGAAGGAGTCGACATCGGCGGGCAGGTGATTTCGTTGAATGGCAAGACGGCCGTCAGCACCATCAGCGAAGAACTCAAAGCAAAGGGTGTCATCTTCGGTGACTTCCGCACCGTGCTGGCCGAGCATGGCGACCTGGTGAAGAAATATCTCTTCCAAGGTGAGTTCGATCCGAACTTCGACAAGTTTAGTGCACTGCATGCCGCTTACTTTAGTGGCGGTGCGTTTCTGTTCGTCCCGCGCAACGTGCAGGTCGAGCAGCCGCTGCACGTTTTGAACCTGATCGGCGACAACGGGGTCGACCTGGCCCACACGTTGATCGTGCTGGAAGAAGGTGCCCAGGCTACCGTGCTGACCGAGTCGGCCAGCCTGGACGACGACCAGCCTGGCTTCCACTGTGGTGCGATTGAAGTGATCGTGGGCGATCGAGCCAACCTCCGCTTCGTGAACCTGCAGAACTGGGGCGAGAAGGTCTGGCACTTCGCTCAGCAGAAAGGTTGCGTCGGCCAAGACGGCAATTTGTTCTGGACGCTGGGTGCCCTGGGTAGCCGCCTGTCGAAAGTGAATCAGCATGTTGCCCTCGACAAGCCGGGTGCTCACTGCGAAGTGAACGGGGTGCTCTTCACCGAAGGGAAGCAGCATCTTTCCTACCACACGCAGCAGTATCACCGTGCCCCGAGTTGCACGAGCAACTTCCTCTACAAAGCGGCCTTGCAAGATCACTCGCGCACCGTGTGGCGAGGCATGATCAAGGTCGCTCCGGGTGCTCAGAAGACTGACGGCTACCAGCGTATCGACAATCTGCTGCTGACCGAGCACAGCCGTGCTGACTCGATCCCTGGTTTGGAAATCGAAGCGGACGACGTTCGCTGCACCCACGGTGCCACGACCGGCAAGGTAGACGAAGAGCAAATTTTCTACGCCATGGCTCGCGGTTATACCCGCAAAGAAGCGATGCGAATGATCGTGACCGGCTTCTTTCAGCAGGTCTTCGACCGCATCACGCTCGAATCGGTTCGTGAAGCCCTGGGCCACGCGATCGCCACCCGTGTTCGCGAATACGAATAA
- a CDS encoding metal-sulfur cluster assembly factor, producing MALTEDTVREQLKNVIDPELFVNIVDLGLVYEVNFEDIEDSEDKKVLINMTMTSPACPAGPQLIGGAKQFVSQMEGVGDVDVKIVMDPPWSPDRMTEDARDQLGIF from the coding sequence ATGGCACTAACGGAAGACACTGTCCGCGAACAACTCAAGAACGTGATCGACCCGGAATTGTTTGTGAACATCGTCGATCTGGGCCTGGTTTACGAGGTCAACTTCGAGGATATCGAAGACTCGGAAGACAAGAAAGTCTTGATTAACATGACCATGACCAGCCCTGCGTGTCCGGCCGGCCCGCAGCTGATTGGTGGTGCGAAGCAGTTCGTTTCGCAGATGGAAGGAGTTGGCGACGTCGACGTGAAGATCGTCATGGACCCGCCATGGTCGCCTGATCGCATGACCGAGGACGCCCGCGATCAACTGGGTATCTTCTAA
- a CDS encoding ATP-grasp domain-containing protein, producing the protein MASQDPYPRSVFVYELITGGGLYSVPGSPAPSGSLLKEGTAMLAAVVEDFAAIEGMSVTVLRDSRLPTLSVAAAEQIAVEGIEGERAAFRDAVKSTQATLVIAPEFDGLHLARTQWAEDDGAFLISPEANFVEQAACKWTCFQRWRDASVRTIDTFQVSERSSWEHLLDLPVVTKPSDGAGSEGVLSWNAGFEINGALINSEKYLIQPKAVGRAVSCSALGDGTEFFLLPAAYQSLDKDLKYHGGSLPIRTELNVRAHRLAAQAIRAMPPFRGYVGLDMILGPCPEGTDDVAVDLNPRLTSSYVGLRLLLKNNLAQAMLDVASGQPFELRLGCGKVDFEIL; encoded by the coding sequence ATGGCGTCGCAAGACCCCTATCCTCGCAGTGTCTTTGTTTATGAATTGATTACCGGGGGTGGTCTCTATTCAGTCCCCGGTTCGCCCGCCCCGAGTGGGTCTCTGCTGAAAGAAGGCACGGCCATGCTGGCCGCTGTCGTCGAAGACTTCGCCGCCATCGAAGGCATGTCGGTAACCGTGCTGCGTGACTCTCGTCTGCCGACGTTATCGGTCGCCGCCGCTGAGCAAATCGCGGTCGAAGGAATTGAGGGAGAGCGAGCGGCGTTTCGCGATGCCGTTAAATCGACCCAGGCCACGCTGGTGATCGCACCTGAATTCGATGGCCTACACCTCGCACGGACCCAGTGGGCAGAAGATGACGGTGCTTTCCTGATCAGCCCCGAAGCGAACTTCGTTGAGCAGGCCGCTTGCAAATGGACGTGCTTCCAGCGGTGGCGGGACGCATCGGTTCGCACGATCGACACGTTTCAAGTCAGCGAGCGTTCAAGCTGGGAGCATTTATTAGACCTGCCGGTGGTCACGAAGCCCTCGGACGGGGCAGGCTCGGAGGGAGTACTTTCTTGGAATGCCGGATTCGAAATAAATGGGGCCTTAATCAACAGCGAAAAATATCTCATACAGCCAAAGGCTGTTGGCCGAGCCGTCAGTTGCTCTGCGCTGGGCGATGGTACGGAATTCTTTCTTTTGCCGGCTGCGTATCAGTCACTTGATAAAGATTTGAAATATCATGGAGGTAGCTTGCCCATCCGGACCGAGCTGAACGTACGAGCGCATCGCCTTGCGGCGCAAGCAATTAGGGCGATGCCCCCTTTTCGGGGCTATGTGGGGCTTGATATGATCTTGGGGCCTTGTCCCGAGGGAACGGACGACGTCGCGGTCGACTTGAATCCGCGGCTCACCAGTTCGTACGTAGGCTTAAGGCTGTTGCTGAAGAATAACCTGGCCCAAGCCATGTTGGACGTGGCTTCCGGTCAGCCGTTCGAGCTCCGGTTAGGCTGTGGCAAAGTCGATTTTGAGATCCTTTAA
- the sufC gene encoding Fe-S cluster assembly ATPase SufC: MTDVLKIENLHVSVEEKPILNGVNLELKRGETHALMGPNGSGKSTLGFAIMGHPKYEVTEGRILLNDVDVTELEADERARLGLFMAFQRPIAIPGVRLADFLRHATTNVRNPERKEGEDLIPMREFRREIKEKMNQLQMDTEFARRYVNDGFSGGEMKRAEILQLAMLQPKFAILDETDSGLDADAVRLASQSIAQIGGEEMGLLIITHHDKLLEHNPPSHAHVMLGGRIVESGGVELAHELHSSGYDRVRKAYPEAAAMERAMQEEEEQAV, from the coding sequence ATGACCGACGTATTGAAGATTGAGAATTTACACGTTTCGGTAGAAGAGAAACCGATCCTCAATGGCGTGAACCTGGAACTGAAGCGTGGTGAAACGCATGCTCTGATGGGCCCGAACGGTTCCGGTAAGAGCACGCTCGGTTTCGCCATTATGGGGCATCCCAAGTACGAAGTGACCGAAGGTCGCATTCTGCTGAACGATGTCGACGTCACTGAATTGGAAGCCGACGAACGTGCCCGACTTGGCTTGTTCATGGCCTTCCAGCGTCCGATCGCCATCCCTGGCGTTCGCCTGGCGGACTTCCTGCGTCATGCGACGACCAACGTCCGGAATCCAGAGCGTAAGGAAGGGGAAGACCTCATCCCGATGCGTGAGTTCCGTCGCGAAATCAAAGAGAAGATGAACCAGCTTCAGATGGACACCGAGTTCGCTCGTCGTTACGTCAACGATGGCTTCTCGGGCGGTGAAATGAAGCGGGCTGAAATCCTTCAGCTGGCCATGCTGCAGCCGAAGTTCGCCATCCTGGACGAGACCGATAGTGGTCTGGACGCCGACGCCGTGCGTTTGGCCAGCCAGAGTATCGCTCAGATCGGTGGCGAAGAGATGGGCCTGTTGATCATCACTCACCATGACAAGTTGCTCGAACACAACCCACCCTCGCATGCCCACGTGATGCTCGGTGGACGTATCGTCGAAAGTGGCGGCGTCGAACTGGCTCACGAACTGCATTCCAGCGGTTACGATCGCGTTCGCAAGGCATATCCGGAAGCGGCTGCCATGGAACGTGCGATGCAAGAAGAGGAAGAGCAAGCGGTTTAA
- the sufB gene encoding Fe-S cluster assembly protein SufB: MATDITDTGVESPIGEINKYDFRTTSKGVFKAKKGLNAEIVNQISDIKEEPDWMRKFRLDSLEIFNSKPMPKWGGDINLDFQDIYYYLKPTEKQGKTWDDVPAEIKETFEKLGIPEAERQYLAGVKAQFESEVVYGSLQEDLAQKGVIFTDTDTALREHPELLKEYFGTVIPPHDNKFAALNSAVWSGGSFIYVPPGVEIEFPLQTYFRINEESMGQFERTLIIVDEGAKIHYVEGCTAPMYSSESLHSAVVEVIAKKGSRCRYSTIQNWANNIYNLVTKRALAYADATMEWVDGNLGSHLTMKYPAVYLMEPGARGEILSIAFAGKHQHQDTGAKLVHCAPNTSGQIISKSISKDGGRGSYRGLVRVEEGAHNTKCSVVCDALILDPESQTDTYPYIEIMEPDVAIGHEASVSRIGEEQLFYLMSRGLTEAEASTMIVNGFIEPLVKELPMEYAVELNRLIELQMEGSVG; encoded by the coding sequence ATGGCCACCGATATTACTGACACCGGCGTAGAAAGCCCGATCGGTGAAATCAACAAGTACGATTTCCGCACGACCAGCAAGGGTGTCTTCAAGGCCAAGAAGGGATTGAATGCCGAGATCGTTAACCAGATCTCGGACATCAAGGAAGAACCGGATTGGATGCGGAAGTTCCGTTTGGACTCGCTGGAGATCTTCAACTCCAAGCCGATGCCCAAATGGGGCGGCGACATCAATCTCGACTTCCAGGACATCTACTACTACCTCAAGCCGACCGAGAAGCAAGGCAAGACGTGGGACGATGTGCCGGCCGAGATCAAGGAAACGTTTGAAAAGCTGGGCATTCCCGAAGCCGAACGTCAATACCTGGCTGGCGTGAAAGCTCAGTTCGAGAGCGAAGTGGTGTATGGCTCGCTGCAGGAAGACCTCGCCCAGAAGGGTGTTATCTTCACCGATACCGACACGGCCCTGCGGGAACACCCAGAGCTGCTGAAGGAGTACTTCGGTACGGTCATTCCGCCGCACGACAACAAGTTCGCTGCCCTTAACTCGGCCGTTTGGTCCGGTGGTTCGTTCATCTACGTTCCTCCTGGCGTCGAAATCGAATTCCCTCTGCAAACCTACTTCCGTATCAACGAAGAGAGCATGGGGCAGTTCGAGCGTACGCTGATCATCGTCGATGAAGGGGCGAAGATTCACTACGTCGAAGGTTGCACCGCTCCGATGTACTCGTCGGAAAGTCTGCACTCGGCCGTGGTGGAAGTGATTGCCAAGAAGGGTTCGCGTTGCCGTTACAGCACGATCCAGAACTGGGCGAACAATATCTACAACCTGGTGACCAAGCGAGCATTGGCATACGCCGACGCGACCATGGAATGGGTTGACGGTAACCTGGGTAGTCACCTGACGATGAAGTACCCGGCTGTTTACCTGATGGAACCAGGTGCTCGTGGCGAGATCCTTTCGATCGCATTCGCCGGTAAGCACCAGCACCAGGATACCGGTGCGAAGCTGGTTCACTGTGCTCCAAACACGTCCGGACAGATCATCTCTAAGAGTATCTCGAAGGATGGCGGTCGCGGTAGCTATCGCGGACTGGTTCGCGTCGAGGAAGGTGCTCATAACACCAAGTGCAGCGTTGTGTGCGATGCATTAATCCTCGATCCCGAAAGCCAGACCGACACCTATCCGTACATCGAAATCATGGAACCCGATGTCGCCATCGGTCACGAAGCGAGCGTCTCGCGCATTGGTGAAGAGCAACTCTTCTACCTGATGAGCCGCGGCCTGACCGAAGCGGAAGCGAGCACGATGATCGTCAATGGTTTCATCGAGCCGCTGGTGAAGGAACTGCCGATGGAATACGCGGTCGAACTGAACCGCTTGATCGAGCTGCAAATGGAAGGTTCGGTCGGTTAG
- a CDS encoding NADH-quinone oxidoreductase subunit B, with product MTKPWIEGRFEENVITTTIEQAINWGQQASIWPMTFGLACCAIEMMAVGASRYDIDRFGAGAFRASPRQADLMIVAGTVTYKMASRVRRLYNMMPDPKYVIAMGACTVGGGPYFKYGYHVVKGVDLVVPVDVYVPGCPPRPEALLEGLMRIQDKIRGHRINKKDGVRVDDELPVPHHSGYVEAAGSENPLTQHQKHTGK from the coding sequence ATGACCAAGCCATGGATTGAAGGTCGCTTCGAAGAGAACGTCATCACGACGACCATCGAACAGGCCATCAATTGGGGACAACAGGCAAGCATTTGGCCCATGACGTTTGGGTTGGCTTGTTGTGCGATCGAAATGATGGCCGTTGGGGCGAGTCGTTACGACATTGACCGCTTCGGTGCCGGAGCGTTTCGAGCTTCCCCGCGCCAAGCAGACTTGATGATTGTGGCGGGTACCGTCACGTACAAAATGGCCAGCCGAGTTCGGCGGCTATACAACATGATGCCCGATCCGAAGTACGTCATTGCCATGGGCGCTTGCACCGTGGGTGGTGGTCCTTACTTCAAGTATGGGTATCACGTGGTCAAAGGAGTTGACCTGGTTGTGCCCGTGGACGTTTACGTTCCCGGATGTCCTCCACGGCCGGAGGCACTGTTGGAAGGGTTGATGCGAATTCAGGATAAGATCCGCGGACATCGCATTAATAAGAAGGACGGGGTTCGCGTCGATGACGAGTTGCCCGTGCCACACCATTCCGGTTATGTCGAAGCGGCAGGATCGGAAAACCCGCTGACCCAACATCAAAAACATACTGGTAAATAA